The Phormidium yuhuli AB48 DNA window GGCCTATCTCTCATCGAGTCTGTTGGCGGCGGTGAATCGTCTCTTGTTCTTACCGGAGTTCTTTACGGCGATCGGCTTTGGCTATTCCCTGCGCTTTGGCTATCGCAATGTCTTGTATGCCAGCGATCGCCAAAAACTGGTGGGACGAGCCAATGACCTCAAGTTAAAAGTCTTGGGAACCGATGTCGAACTGCCCCCCAACGCCGTACAGCAGGTGGCCGATAAACCGGCGATCGCCCCTGAACCCGAACCAGCCGCAGCGCCAGAACTGCCCGCCGCCGCTGAGGAGGAGTCCACCGCTCCTGTAACTCATAGTAGCCCTGGCAATGGCGTTGATGAGTTACGCTATCTGTTTATCTGCTCCCAAGTGGAACTGTTAGACTCCCCCGAGGCTCTCGATGGAATTGCTTATGCTAGCCAAAGCGAGGGTCTAGGAATTGGCATCGTCAGTGCTGACGGTGACAAGTGTGAACGCTGCTGGAACTACTCGACCCATGTGGGGGACTCTCAGGAGCATCCCAGCATCTGTGAACGTTGCGTCAGCGCCTTAGCCGGTCAGTTTTAATCCCCATCCCGATTGCTCATCACCTGAAGCGGCCCACAACTCTTGTCAGTGGTGGGCCGCTTCATTTAGTTGTTGGGTCGCAACCTTCGTTCCTCTACAATGTTGCCAACGATGATGTTGAACCGACATGATGTACAGTGCTGCTGATTGGATTGAGACCCTAGGCTTGGTTCCTCTCCCGGAAGAAGGGGGACTGTATCGCGAACTCTATCGCTCTGATGAGGTAATTCCTCAATCTGCCCTCCCAGACCGCTTTGGGGGCGATCGCACCTACTGCACCTCCATCTACTATCTCCTAGAACACCCGGAATTCTCCGCCTTCCACCGGATCCAACAGGAAGAAATCTGGCATTTCTACGAGGGAAGTCCCTTAACCCTAGCCATACTCACCCCCCAAGGAAACCTCTCTCAGCAGACCCTCGGACGCAATTTTAAGGCTGGGGAACGGCTACAAGTGGTGATTCGCCGGGGGGATTTGTTCGCCGCGACAGTGGATGAGGCGGGAGGTTATAGCTTAGTTGGCTGTACCGTGGCCCCCGGCTTTGAGTTTGCCGATTTTGAGGCCCCGAGTCGGGACAGCTTGCTACAGGCTTATCCTCAACATCGAGCGGTCATTGAGCAGTTGACGCGCCCGAGTTGAGCCGTTAAGACCTTATCAGAGCTTGGATATGGGGAATCAGGTGCGGTTGATGGCTGAGAAGCTGGTGGAGGCGATCGCCCAATAGACTCAGAATCAAATCGTGATAGCTCATCTGATGCTGTTCCAAGCCTTGGGCCACTAAACTGGTGCTATGGGCGGTGGGTCGTTTCAAATCGGGTTTAGGATTGGCTTCGAGGACATAGAGTTGACCCGCTTCATCTTGTCTCAGGTCAATCCGCACTAAGCTCGTCAGGTTAAAGGCCTGATAAATCTCCTGGCCAATCGCCTCAAGTTGCGATCGCAGCCTCCCTTCCGCCGCCTCCTCCCCAGACAACAGCCGCATCCGTTCCTGACTCATTCCCTTCGCATCCATCGAGGTAAAGATTCGCTCCTGGGGTTCCAACACTCGCTCAATGGCTGAAAAGGCAAAGGGAGTCCCATGATTCTCAAACACACCCTCACGATGGAGAATCGGTCCCGATACCGAGATACAAAACTCCCGTCCCGGTAAATAGGTTTCAATCAAGGCCGTATTCGCCGTCAGACGATGAACGTTCGCCACCGCCTCCCCTAACCCCTCAACCTCATCCACCACAAAAACATTCACCGAGGCTCGTCCCGACACCGGTTTGACCACAAACGCCCCCCGATAGTCCCCAAACAGCCGTTGAAACTGGGGATGGGTTTGGGGATTGAAGGGACCTTGAAAGGGATGAGCCACCATAAAGGGAGCCGTCGCAATTCCCAGAGCCTGTAACTCCCGCTTAAAGGCGTGTTTATTATCCAAAATGGAACTATTGAGGGGATTATGACCGAGATAGGGAACCCCCAGCATTTCCAACATCGCCGGCGTATGACAAACCGGGTCATAGCCTTGTACGCCACCGGTATTGAGCCAGGCTAGATGAATCCCCTGTTGTTTCAGGGTTTGGGGAAGGGTCATATCGTCAGCCAAGAGACTCACCTGTTCAAACCCCACTTCCCTGAGGGCCTCGGCAATATCTTTGGCGACGGTGTGATAGGTTTTCGTGGAGCGGGGATTGTGGGTGGGGTAGATGACGGCTCCCGGTTGGGTTTTGTCCCCGCCGTGAATCACCGCCAGGCGTAGGGGCGATCGCAGACGCTGTATGAGCGCCCTTAACTGGGTAACATCGTAAGCCACGGTGGACTGTATTGTAGAATTTGCGGAATCAAAGCGCATAGACGGCTGACCAAGTTAGAGATTACCGAGTGTCAGGGGTTCCAGCTTGCGGCTGAGCAGCCGTCGAAGCCGTGACCGATTGGGTTGCACTGCCACTGGACCGGGTTAGATAAATCCCTGACAGTACCATGACAAATGCTAGCCAGTTCGTCCAGTCCAAGAGTTCGGCAAAGACAAGCCAAGCCAGAATTGCCGTCAAAATCGGTTCTAGGAGGAGAAAGACAGCAATAAATCCGGAGGAGAACTGTTTGAGGCTATAGACGAGTAATCCTTGCCCCAAAACCTGACAGACTAGGGCCAGAGCCACAACCGCCAGCCAGACTTGCCAGGTTTGGGGGAAGAGCTGTTCTTCCAAGAGCCAGGTCATCGGAAGCAGGAGCAGCGAACCAATGCCACAACGCCAGAGGAGAATGGTGGAGGTGGGAAAGCGCGATCGCAACCGCTCAACCAGGAGTAAATTACTGCCATAGAGGATGGCGGAGAGTAAGGCTAAGCCATCCCCGAGAAGATGCTCCTGGCCAATCTGGAAATCTTCCACACCGATGGCGATCGCCCCCAACACAGCAATCAGGGTTCCCACCAGGAAACGTCGGTCAAAGTGTTGGCCCAACAGCAGCCAGCCCCCTAAGCTAGTAAAAATGGGGGTTAGATTACGCAGTAGAGTCGAGTTAGCGATACTGGTTTCCGTCAGGGACTCGGCCCAAAGGACAACGGAAGCAGAGGATACAGCCGCCACAGCCATCAGTTGTACAATATCGTCGACGTGGTATGTGACCGGTGCTTGCCAGTCGAGGGGAGAGTCTTGTCGCCATTGCTTGAGGCTGTTTAGAAGCCAAAAGGCCAGTGTGGCGATGGCTAAACGATTAAAAACCGTTGCATTCGCCCCGAGTTCCTGTTCCGCCAGGCGGATAAAAATGGCAGCACAGGAGACGGCGAGTAACGCCAGTCCCAAGGTTAGGAGGGGAACCCATTTTAGAGGGGGGGTTTCCCGACCTCTCTCGATGGCAGATTTAACGAGTTCAGTCATGTCTTTAATCTGTCCTTAACCAGGGCATCAAGACCCCTCTCTTTTCCGTTAGATTGAGTTTGAATAATGAGTTAATTATGACAGATTTATCTAGATTATCGGGTTCACTTGAATAATTTATCGTAGCGATTAACGATTGACTAGGGTTTAGGGTAAGATAAAGTAATGAAGATTGGACATTTCAACTTTGCTCCTTGCCCAAGGCATTTCGGCATCATCCTCATCTGAAGTTGTCCATTGGTTGAATAAGGATAGGCATCATCTCGTGGAAATTATTACTATTTCAATGCTTGGTTTGGGCTTGGCAGCTGATGCCTTTGCCGTGTCCCTGACCAGTGGACTGTACATCCGCCACCTCAAATTACAAAAAGCCTTAAAAGTGGCGATCGCATTTGGCATTTTCCAGGCGATTATGCCTCTAATGGGATGGGGCATGGGGGTAGGATTTCGGGATTACATTATCCGCTACGACCATTGGGTCGGGTTTATTCTTCTGGGCATTCTCGGTGCCCGCATGATTCATGAAGCGATTAGCCAGGATGAGGAGACGGAACCCTTTAACCCGATGAAGTGGGAGACTCTCGTCTTTATGGCAGTTGCCACCAGTATTGATGCTTTAGCGGCGGGGTTAGGTTTAGCCGTGTTGCAAACTCCAATTCTCTTCACCGTCGCCGTGATTGGGGTCATTACCTTCTGGCTTTGTCTGGGAGGAGTATATATCGGCCATCATTTCGGCGATCGCTTTCAGGACAAAGTAGAAATCCTCGGTGGACTGATTCTCATTGCGATCGCCATCCGTATTTTGTGGGAAGGATTGGCGTGATAGAGGGAACAGGGAACAGGGAACAGGGAACAGGGAACAGGAGGCAAGAGGCAAGAGGCAAGAGGCAAGAGAAAAGACGTAGGGGCGTACCCTTGTGGTCGCCCGAGGCAAGAGGCAAGAGGCAGTAGGGGGGATGGCCCAAAGGGTGGGTTCTCCCCGCAGGGCAAATCCACATCAAACCAAAACAAAAGCCGCTCAACTAAGTCGAGCGGCTTTTATCTTAAAGGTGGCGGGAGGCGGATTTGAACCACCGACCTTCGGGTTATGAGCCCGACGAGCTACCAGACTGCTCTATCCCGCGTCGCCTTTACTACTATAACCAAAGCGAGAGGCAATTGGCAACCCCTCGGGCAAACTTTTTTTCAGCTAGACCAAGCCAAACATCGCTCAATCCCTTACAGCATCACCAATTCACCCTCGATATTGAGTCGCTTAAACTCATTAATCACCGTGAACCGTTCCGCGAGAGCATCGGCATTGTCCGGTTGAATCCAGCCCAACTGGCGCAACAGATGTAGGGCAACCGCATATTTAGCCCGTTTAGAGCCGTCAGTGACCTTAATCGCCAGCCCCATGCCATCTCCGAGACGACCCACACATTGAATCCCCTCCGCCCCAGCTTTACTCACCAGAGAGCCATTGCTAATCCGCATCACTTCCGTATCAAAATGGCCCTCACCACCGACCATATCAGGGTGATGAGTCATCGCTCGGACAATCCGCTCCATATCGAGGCTATCCCCAGAGGCCAATTGGGCAAAGAGGGAAGCCATCTGGTTTAACTGCATAAAGTAAGTGGGCGCACCACAGTCGTCCCGGGCCACCATCAACTCATCTGGGGGCATTTGTAGCAACTCCGCCACTTTGCCTAAAATTAGGGTTTGTACCGGGTGATTGCGTTTGAGATAGGTGGTTAGGGGCAGTTGTCGCTGTTGACAGACCGCTAACATCCCAGCGTGTTTGCCCGAACAGTTATGTTCCAGGGGCGATCGCTTGCCCGGGGGAATGGGACATTGCAACTGATCTGGCTCGATGGACGCTTGCCAGAGAATGCGGAAAACTTGACGAAGCTGCTCGATATTGCCCTGGTGGGAGCCACACATAATCGCCAAATCGCGATCGCTGAGGTTATAGCGTTCTAAGGCTCCGGTGGAGGTGACGGCGAGGGCTTGAAAGGGTTTGAGGGCTGAACGGATAAAGGCGGCCGTTTCTGGGTCACCGGCCGCCGAGAGGACGCGCCCCCGGCGATCGCAGACTACGGCTTGGACGTGATGTTTCGACTCGACAATGCCCTCTCGTAACAGTTGCACTTCGAGGGGGTGCGTGTGATGACGTTTGGCCATAGAGATAGGATCTTCAGTAACACAACAGATCGGACAGGACTAGGCAAGGCTCCAGGCGATCGCACTCACCCCAACTACTAATCCTAACCCGATGGCGGTGCGACGCAACCGTTGAAAAATGGGTCGAAGTTGATACTCGACAATTAGGCGATCGCGGGCTAACACGGATTCGGTTTTTGTCCAAGTTTGTCCGTCGTACCAGCCCGATTCCTCATACACCACCACTGGATTCTGGAGGCGATCGCAGACATACTTCCAGCCCAGAAACAGCCGTAACAGTGCCAAACCCACTACGGCACTGGCTCCGAGGGTGGCACTGAGCAGAAATTGCAGGGGGAACCGCTCTGGGGCAAAGCTAGCGGCTGCAATGGGGGCAACAATGAGCCAACTGGGAAGCCCAATCCAAGCTAAGGCTTTGAGGTAGCTGCCGAGGGTTCCCTGACTAGCTCGGAAGAGACAGCCTTCTTTGAGAGCCTGATATTCCTGAATCGGTTGTTGTTCTCGGGGAACCGGGCATCGCGACAGATCGAGATCGTTCATACAACGTCGTGGGAACGGCTAGGAGGATACATGAGAGGGGAGCAAGGCGGAGATGTCAATCCGTTCAGCATGTCCCCAAAAAGCTTCAAGATTATAAAACTCTCGTTCTTCGGGCATCAGGATATGAACCAGCACATCCCCGTAGTCTTGCAACACCCAAATCCCCTCAGATAAGCCCTCAACCCGGACCGGACTCCGCTCTAAATCCAGTTCAACTTGGGCTTGGACAGCTTGGGCGATCGCCCGCACCTGAACCCGTGAAAATCCAGTGACAATGATGAAATAATCAGCCAGGTAGGAGACTTCTTCAACCCGCAAGACAATGATATTGTCCCCTTTGCGGTCTTCGGCTCCTTGGACAGCGGCTACGACAAGCTGATAACTCTCGGAGGGCTGATCAGCGGTGTGAGTGGAGGATGGAGCAGGGGAATGAGGCTTTTCGGTCATACAAGTTTTGGGGAACTTCAATGAGAACTATTTGATTCTTTTATTTTTGTTGATATCCTAGCAGACCTGGACTTTGAATGCAGAGGCGGCTGCTACGGCCGAGACTTGCGATCGCATCCCCTATGAAAATTGCTACTTGGAATGTCAACTCAATTCGCACCCGCCAGGGACTGGTCTGTGACTGGCTTCGCGCCAACCCGGTTGAGGTGTTATGTGTCCAGGAAACGAAGGTCATTGATGCCGACTTTCCCCGCGATCCCTTTGAATCTCTGGGCTATCATCTCGCTGTCTCGGGGCAGAAGTCCTATAACGGCGTGGCGATCTTCAGCCGCCTCCCCTTAGAAGAGGTGGATATCGGCTTCGGGGCCCTGCTTCCCCCAGAACAGGTGGGGAACCTCGATGAGCAGAAACGGGCGATCGCCGCCACTGTCGGAGGAATCCGTCTGATTAACCTCTATGTGCCCAACGGCGGTGAGTACAACAGTGACAAATACGACTACAAACTCCGTTGGCTGAATCTGTTATACGATTATCTCCAACACACCCTTGACAAATACAAGGACTTATGCATCTGTGGGGACTTTAACATCGCCCCCGATGACCGAGATATTCATACCCCTCCGGGAAAAACCCCGGTTGTGGGAACCACGGCGGCTGAACGAGAGGCCCTAGAGCGATGTTTAGGGTTGGGGCTGGCCGATGCCTTTCGTAAGTTCAACCAAGAGGACAAACAGTATAGCTGGTGGGACTATCGAGCTGGGGCCTTCCCTCGCAATCGGGGTTGGCGCATTGACCATCATTATCTGACCCCAGAGCTATATCAACGGGCAACAGACTGTACCATTGACCGAGAGCCTCGGCAATGGACCAAACCCAGCGACCATACCCCAGTGATTGTGGAATGGCCCGATTAGTCGTCAGAGGAATTTTGGGGTGAATCTTGGGGTTGGCGATCGCGCTGACGAGCCACAATTAAGTTACTGCGAGCCAGCTCATCCTCAGGATTGAGATTGAGGGCCTGTTGAAAGGCTTCCACAGCCTCCCCATAGCGTTCTAAATCAAACAGGGTTGCCCCTAAATTGTTCCAAGCATTGGCATAATCAGGGTTAAGGTCTAGGGCGGTGCGGTGAGCGTCCAGAGACTCCTCATAGCGTTGCAGATAGGCTAAGGAGACTCCCATATTGTCCCAGGCCAGCTCCACCCCACTATCTCCCCAGCGGCCATCCCCCTCAATGGCGGCCCAACAGGAGTCTACTGCCCCTTGGTGGTCTCCCAAATTCCCTAAAGTGGCACAACGGTTCGCCAGAGCTAGAGAGTAATTGGGAGCCAACTCCAGGGCGCGATTATGAGACTCTAAGGCCGCCTCAGAATCTCCCAGTTCATCGAGAGCACTGCCGCGATTAGTCCAGGTGCGTTCATCCTCCGGATCGACTTCAATCAGGGCATCACAGGCGGCGATCGCCTCCTGATCCGTCGCCGCCATGCAAATGTCGTACCATTCTTGAATCTGAGCTTCATCCTCTCCATCTGAGGGAGATTCCGGCAATCCCGGGAGAGGTAGGGCGACCAAACTCACGAGAACAATAGATCCGCCACCAATAGCTTTCACAAGACCATTCATAATGTTGTAGGGGCATAGAGACAATGCCCCCCTATTCTGCCCGAAATTATGCCGGTTGTTGGAGAAGACCGTCCAGTTCTCCCTTTGTATCTAAGGCATGTAAGTCATCGCAACCACCAATATGTTGGCCATTGATGAAGATTTGTGGCACACTCCTACGTCCATTTGCCCGTTCTGCCATTTTATCCCGGGCCTCCTCATCTCTATCGATATTATGTTCTGTAAACTCGACACCCTTCCGTTTTAAGAGGGATTTGGCACGGATACAGTAGGGACAGAAGGTCCAGGTGTAGATTTCGACGTTAGCCATAACTGAGCAGGCGATCGCGCAACAACCCTTTAATCTTAGCAAAACGTTACGATTTGCGGGAGTTATAGAGAACAGGGGGGCAGTCATTCGATTCCTGGAATCCCTAGAACGTGATGCCAATGTTCAAATTATTCCTCGCGCGTCCCCCCGCAGCAATTCCCCTAAGTCAGTCTGAACCCTCACCCAACATCGCCATGGTCGCCGCCACCTGGGAACACTAGATTGATCGCCATCCCCAACGCCACCCTCAGCCCCAACAGTCCATAAATCTTAAGTATTGTTGCTCAACTGAGCGTCGCTTTCCCTTAAAATTAAATCAGTCCCTTTAGAAAAAATAAGCAGAAGTTATGTCAGCCCCCGCACCGAACGGACAAGCGCTTCTGTCCGATCGCGAACTAGAAGTCATCGAACTCGTCGCCAACGGCCTAACCAATCAAGAAGTCGCCGATAGCCTAGAACTCAGCAAACGAACCATCGATAACCATATCAGTAACATTCTCAGTAAAACCAAAACCGAAAACCGGGTCGCTCTGGTAAGATGGGCGTTGCGCTGGGGCAAAGTCTGTCTCGACGAGGTCAACTGTTGTACCCTTCCCTACCGTAGCACCCAGGCCTCAGCCTCGGACATGCTGACGGACTGAAACCCCTCAACCTCTACAATCCCTAACCCGTATCGTTAAACCTGACCATGCGACAATGCTGGACCATTCCCACCCTTCCCCTGGCCGTCTATCGGGAAGTGGTTGCCCATCTGCGTCAAGTCGAGGGGGTAGCCGCCGGCCTACTCCCCCAAACCGCCCCTAACTTTGACCCCAAACTCAGTCAAGTGGGCGGCCTCTGGCTGGAACTTCCCGACAACGCCCCCGCCGATCAGCAAAATCGCCTCAACGCCATCCTCCAGTATTATGGCGATCGCGCTCAACAGTCCTGGCAGCCCCTAGAGGCGCAAAACTAAGGGCATCCCCCCAGTTTTGACCATAATTTAATCGTTTCTCAACCCATGACGACGCTGCAAGCCCTGCGGGGAACTCGGGATATTCTGCCCGATGAAATCGCCTATTGGCAACTCGTAGAAACCACCGCCCGCGACATCTTAACCCGCGCCAATTACCAAGAAATTCGCACCCCCATCTTCGAACAAACCGAACTGTTCCAACGGGGAATTGGTGAAGCTACCGATGTGGTTGGCAAAGAAATGTATAGCTTCAGCGATCGCGGCGATCGCTCCCTCACTCTACGGCCCGAAGGAACCGCCGGAGTCGTTCGCGCCTATATCGAACATAACCTCTTCGCCGCCGGTGGAGTTCAACGCCTCTGGTACACCGGCCCCATGTTCCGTTACGAACGCCCCCAAGCCGGCCGACAACGCCAGTTTCACCAAATTGGCTTAGAACTTCTCGGAACCGACGCCCCCCGGGCCGACGCCGAAGTCATCGCCCTAGCCAGCGATATCCTCCAAGCCCTAGGCCTAAAAAACCTGCATCTCGCCATCAACTCCGTCGGCCAGGGAGACGATCGCGATCGCTACCGTCAAGCCCTCATCGACTACTTCAGCCCCTACCAAGACGAAATTGACGCCGACTCCCGCGATCGCCTCAGCCGCAACCCCCTACGCATCCTCGACAGCAAAGACGAACGCACCCAGGCGATCGCCCAAAATGCCCCCAGCATCCTCGACTACCTCAGCGATGACTCAAAACGTCATTTCGACCGAGTTTGCGCCCTCCTAGAGCAACTGAGCATCCCCTATGACCTCAATCCACGACTGGTACGGGGCTTAGACTACTACACCCACACCGCCTTTGAAATCCAATCCGACGACCTGGGGGCCCAGGCCACCGTCTGCGGCGGCGGACGCTACGACGGCTTAGTGGAACAACTCGGCGGAAAACCCACCCCCGCCGTCGGTTGGGCCATTGGCTTAGAACGCCTCATTCTCCTACTCCAACAGCTTCGAGACAGCCCCAACCCCCATCCCGACTATTATGTCGTCTCCCGAGGGGAACAAGCCGAAGCCCAAGCCCTCTGTCTAACCCAACAATTACGTCAAGCGAACCTCGCCGTGGAACTCGACTTAAGTGGAAGTGCCTTTGGCAAACAGTTCAAACGGGCTTCTCGCAGTGGGGCAAAGGCGTGTTTAGTCTTAGGAGATGCCGAGGCCGCCGAGGGAACGATTAACCTGAAATGCCTAGAGAGTGGTGAACAAGAAAGCCTGAAGCAGTCAGAGTTATTGGAGGTTCTTAAAAAGAAAGGCAAAAGGCAATAGGCAAGAGGCAAGAGGGTAAGAGGGGAACCACAGAGTCACAGAGGACACAGAGGACACAGAGGACACAGAGGACAATGTAGGGGCGAACGGCTGTTCGCCCTCCCCCGGCTATTGCCTATTGCCTCTTGCCTTTCTGCCTACTGCCTATTGCCTATTGCCTTTCTTCCCCTATTGCCTCCAAAACCCCAAAACCCAAGGCCCGAGGTTTCCGTTGCAGTTCCTGGGCTAAATGGAGGGCAGCTTGGCGACCAATCCGGGTCTCGAAGACAGAGGAAAAAACGACATCCGGCTGAAACTGCTGACAGAGTTGGCGTAGCCGTCGCGGTGATCCGATGATAGCGGCTTTGATGACGATAATTCCTGACCAGCCTCGTTGTAACCAGGTCTCTAAATCTCGGAGATTGGCGACCGATTCATCTAGGGCGATGGGGACTACTCCCTGATGGTGTAGAGTCTCTAAGTCCTGCCAGGCTTCCGGGGGCCGGGGCTGTTCCAAATAGTCCACAGGCTGCCCCTCACAGGCCCCTAACCAGGCTTGGGCCTCCTCTTGGCTTAACCCCCCATTGGCATCTAGGCGTAAGCGACTATGGGGGGGGAGGTCCTGGAGGAGTTGCTGAAACCAATCTTGTTCTTGCTGCATTCCCTCCACGGCGATTTTCCATTTGAAACAAGGGGAGGGACCCCAATGGTCGTTGGGCGTAGTTTGTAATCGCTTGAGGGCGGCCTCCCCTGTGGGGAGAAGCTGACAATAGGGGAAGTTGGGCTGTAAAGGGGGGTTGGGATATCTCAGGAGGGCCTCTCGGGCGGATTCTAGGGCAAACTGACAGGCCGGATAGCGATCGCCAATGGAGAAAATGTCCCCGTCGTCGAGATGGCCCTGGAAGCCTTGACAGAACTCATGGGCCGCTTCTAGAGACTCTGATCCAAAGTCGGGGAGAGGGGCAATTTCTCCCCAACCTTCTCGCTGGCCATCGCTGAGTTTGATGAGAAGCCCTTGACGACGTTTCCATAGCCCATGATGGGTTCTTAGGGGGCGGCGAAAGGGATAGTCATAGGGCTGGAGAGTTAGAGAATACATCGAGGCTGGGGGTGGGGTGAGGGCTGCGAACGCCCTCGGGGTTTCGCGAAATAGAAATTACAGGGTAAGACCAATCCCAAGCAGAAGTCCACTTAGGAAGTGTAAGTTAACGGCAATGAATTTGCAGTTACTCACCTGTTGCGGTTGGTTGTGGTGACGTTGGACATGGCGACAGAGTTGGATGGCGATGGGGAGACTCAGGAATGTCAACAACACCCAGGGGGAGAGATAGCCGAGGCTGATAGCCATCGCCAACGCCAGAAACATCAGTCCCGTCGCATAATTCAGGAGAGTCGCCCCCCGTTGGGTTCCCAGACGGACAATGGGCGATCGCTTCCCGGCGGCTTGGTCGTCCTCCACTTGGTGGAAGTGAGAACAAAAGAGGATAATACTGGTACTGATGCCAATAAAGCTTGAAGCCACCAGAAAGGGGATGGGATGATGGAGTAAGCCCTGCCAAGACTGAGTTTGACTGTAGTAGGCCGCCGCCAGGGCCATCGGACCAAAGGTGAGAAAGCAAATGGGTTCTCCCAGGCCGCGATAGCCGAGACGGAATGGGGGGCCCTGGTAACTGTAGCCGAGGGCGCAACAGCCGATAATCAGAGTCAGGACTGTGACATCCTGTTGCCAAACCGCGATCGCCACAATTCCCGCAAG harbors:
- a CDS encoding o-succinylbenzoate synthase, with protein sequence MYSLTLQPYDYPFRRPLRTHHGLWKRRQGLLIKLSDGQREGWGEIAPLPDFGSESLEAAHEFCQGFQGHLDDGDIFSIGDRYPACQFALESAREALLRYPNPPLQPNFPYCQLLPTGEAALKRLQTTPNDHWGPSPCFKWKIAVEGMQQEQDWFQQLLQDLPPHSRLRLDANGGLSQEEAQAWLGACEGQPVDYLEQPRPPEAWQDLETLHHQGVVPIALDESVANLRDLETWLQRGWSGIIVIKAAIIGSPRRLRQLCQQFQPDVVFSSVFETRIGRQAALHLAQELQRKPRALGFGVLEAIGEERQ
- the menA gene encoding 2-carboxy-1,4-naphthoquinone phytyltransferase, whose amino-acid sequence is MTTVSSSPTSFKLWLAAIKPPMYTVAIIPIWVGTAVAVAEQHLFNLRIFSTFLMAAILIIAWLNLSNDVFDSETGIDKNKAHSLVNLTGNKSLIFSLANLCLILGLAGIVAIAVWQQDVTVLTLIIGCCALGYSYQGPPFRLGYRGLGEPICFLTFGPMALAAAYYSQTQSWQGLLHHPIPFLVASSFIGISTSIILFCSHFHQVEDDQAAGKRSPIVRLGTQRGATLLNYATGLMFLALAMAISLGYLSPWVLLTFLSLPIAIQLCRHVQRHHNQPQQVSNCKFIAVNLHFLSGLLLGIGLTL